A genomic window from Vigna radiata var. radiata cultivar VC1973A chromosome 2, Vradiata_ver6, whole genome shotgun sequence includes:
- the LOC106755312 gene encoding LOB domain-containing protein 1, translating to MESSDTYTPTSSAPLSHSPTSSSSSPPPPPPPTVVMSPCAACKILRRRCAEKCVLAPYFPPTEPAKFTIAHRVFGASNIIKFLQELPESQRADAVTSMVYEASARIRDPVYGCAGAICQLQKQVNELQAQLAKSQAELVTMQLQQANLVALICMEMAQSPQESPQQSVDNFISTPPHTGGYQSGMNNFFEDNTSPNALWEPLWT from the exons ATGGAGAGCAGTGACACATACACCCCTACTTCCTCTGCTCCACTTTCTCACTCCCccacttcctcttcttcttcaccaccacctcctccaccTCCCACTGTTGTCATGAGCCCTTGTGCTGCATGCAAGATTTTGAGGAGAAGATGTGCTGAGAAATGTGTTCTGGCACCGTATTTCCCTCCCACTGAACCTGCAAAGTTTACCATTGCTCACCGTGTGTTTGGTGCCAGCAACATCATCAAGTTCCTACAG GAACTTCCAGAGTCTCAGAGGGCTGATGCAGTGACCAGCATGGTTTACGAGGCCAGTGCAAGAATAAGAGACCCTGTTTATGGCTGTGCAGGAGCAATCTGCCAGCTCCAGAAGCAGGTGAATGAACTTCAAGCACAATTGGCCAAATCACAAGCTGAGCTTGTAACCATGCAACTTCAACAAGCCAATCTTGTTGCTCTAATCTGCATGGAAATGGCACAGAGCCCACAGGAATCACCACAACAATCAGTGGACAATTTCATTTCAACTCCTCCTCACACTGGCGGCTATCAAAGCGGCATGAACAACTTCTTCGAGGATAACACTAGCCCAAACGCACTATGGGAGCCCCTTTGGACTTGA